In Desulfonatronospira thiodismutans ASO3-1, a single window of DNA contains:
- a CDS encoding glycoside hydrolase family 3 protein — protein sequence MKSFLPVQLLLIMLLLLNLPSCGGSSAGDEELADKVGQMLMIGFRGLVVDENSPIVRDIQNGLVGGVVLFDYDVALESPARNVQSPDQLRKLVADLQAAGPDTLLVAVDQEGGRVARLKEKYGFPPTVSQQWLGTADDPELTYEYASKTAVTLKDMGINLNLAPVVDVNVNPDNPVIGRLERSFSSDPEKVAVHAAEVIKAHRDKNILTALKHFPGHGSSTRDSHHGFTDVTNTWQELELKPYELLFDSPGMDMVMTAHVFNARLDPQWPATLSPAVLTGMLREDLGYEGVIISDDMQMGAIHDEYGLETALEQTIKAGADIIIFGNNLVYDQDIAWKARDIILDLVRAGQIPRERIDESYERIMQLKSKLQ from the coding sequence ATGAAATCTTTTCTTCCGGTGCAATTATTATTGATCATGCTGCTTTTGCTGAATCTTCCGTCCTGCGGTGGAAGCAGCGCTGGCGATGAAGAGCTTGCAGACAAAGTCGGCCAGATGCTTATGATCGGCTTCAGAGGGCTGGTGGTTGATGAGAACAGTCCCATTGTCCGGGATATTCAAAACGGCCTGGTAGGCGGAGTGGTGCTGTTTGATTACGATGTGGCTCTGGAAAGTCCAGCCAGAAATGTCCAGTCCCCGGATCAGCTGAGAAAGCTGGTTGCTGATCTGCAGGCTGCCGGCCCGGATACCCTGTTGGTGGCTGTGGACCAGGAAGGCGGAAGGGTGGCCAGGCTCAAGGAAAAATACGGATTTCCACCCACCGTATCCCAGCAGTGGCTGGGTACAGCCGATGATCCTGAGCTGACGTATGAATATGCATCAAAAACCGCCGTTACCCTCAAGGATATGGGTATCAACCTGAACCTGGCTCCAGTGGTGGATGTAAATGTCAATCCGGACAATCCGGTCATCGGCAGACTGGAAAGAAGTTTTTCATCTGATCCGGAAAAGGTGGCTGTGCACGCGGCAGAGGTAATAAAGGCCCACAGGGACAAAAATATTCTGACCGCGCTCAAGCATTTCCCGGGTCATGGCAGTTCCACCAGGGATTCACATCATGGTTTTACAGATGTGACCAATACCTGGCAGGAACTGGAACTAAAACCCTATGAACTTCTGTTTGATTCCCCTGGAATGGATATGGTCATGACCGCTCACGTCTTCAATGCGCGTCTTGACCCGCAATGGCCGGCCACCCTGTCTCCCGCGGTCCTGACTGGAATGCTCAGGGAGGACCTTGGCTACGAAGGAGTCATCATTTCTGATGATATGCAGATGGGAGCCATTCATGACGAGTATGGCCTGGAAACAGCCCTGGAGCAGACCATCAAGGCCGGGGCGGATATCATAATCTTCGGGAACAATCTTGTTTATGACCAAGATATCGCCTGGAAGGCCAGGGATATAATTCTGGATCTGGTCCGTGCAGGACAGATTCCCAGGGAAAGAATTGATGAGTCTTATGAACGGATTATGCAGCTTAAGTCAAAACTGCAGTAA
- a CDS encoding helix-turn-helix domain-containing protein, translating into METPFGSYVREKRLELKKTDKKYSLRQVAGRISVEPSYLSRIERGWPVPLSEAKIISLAGELGENPDLLLALSGKVSTEIQAIIRKRPELFTELIRELGEMPDHAVLRLVREVRDGDW; encoded by the coding sequence ATGGAAACACCTTTTGGATCATACGTCCGTGAAAAGCGCCTTGAACTGAAAAAAACCGACAAGAAGTACTCCTTGCGCCAGGTGGCAGGGAGAATCAGCGTTGAGCCGTCCTATTTGAGCAGGATTGAGCGGGGCTGGCCTGTGCCTCTGTCCGAGGCGAAGATAATCTCTCTGGCCGGGGAGCTGGGGGAAAACCCGGACCTGCTTCTGGCCCTGAGCGGGAAAGTGTCAACAGAAATCCAGGCAATTATCAGAAAAAGACCTGAACTATTCACAGAACTTATCAGGGAACTCGGGGAAATGCCGGATCATGCCGTTCTCAGGCTGGTGCGGGAAGTCCGGGATGGTGACTGGTAA